The Capsicum annuum cultivar UCD-10X-F1 chromosome 3, UCD10Xv1.1, whole genome shotgun sequence genomic sequence GAGATTTCAGAGAAATGAaggtttgtatatgatgtgtataaaaacaGTATGTTTAAagtttgtatatgatgtgtataaaaactgtataagaTCTGTATATTTACGGTTTGaatatgatgtgtataaaaactgtataacaactatatatttatgatttgtatatgatatgtataaaatctgtataaaaactatatatttaaggtttgtatatgatgtgtataaaaactatataaaaattgtatatttaaggcttgtatatgatgtgtataaaaaatgtataaaaactgtatatttaaggtttgtatatgatatgtataaaaattgtattatatagaatatattttctatatatgatctgtatagaatttgtatcattattgtatagaatatgtatatctataggatgtatataaactgcataaatattgtatagaatattatctaaataattattttacctaAATAGTGAACAAAATGTGTATAGCCTTTTGACAAAAATAAAAGACACGNNNNNNNNNNNNNNNNNNNNNNNNNNNNNNNNNNNNNNNNNNNNNNNNNNNNNNNNNNNNNNNNNNNNNNNNNNNNNNNNNNNNNNNNNNNNNNNNNNNNNNNNNNNNNNNNNNNNNNNNNNNNNNNNNNNNNNNNNNNNNNNNNNNNNNNNNNNNNNNNNNNNNNNNNNNNNNNNNNNNNNNNNNNNNNNNNNNNNNNNNNNNNNNNNNNNNNNNNNNNNNNNNNNNNNNNNNNNNNNNNNNNNNNNNNNNNNNNNNNNNNNNNNNNNNNNNNNNNNNNNNNNNNNNNNNNNNNNNNNNNNNNNNNNNNNNNNNNNNNNNNNNNNNNNNNNNNNNNNNNNNNNNNNNNNNNNNNNNNNNNNNNNNNNNNNNNNNNNNNNNNNNNNNNNNNNNNNNNNNNNNNNNNNNNNNNNNNNNNNNNNNNNNNNNNNNNNNNNNNNNNNNNNNNNNNNNNNNNNNNNNNNNNNNNNNNNNNNNNNNNNNNNNNNNNNNNNNNNNNNNNNNNNNNNNNNNNNNNNNNNNNNNNNNNNNNNNNNNNNNNNNNNNNNNNNNNNNNNNNNNNNNNNNNNNNNNNNNNNNNNNNNNNNNNNNNNNNNNNNNNNNNNNNNNNNNNNNNNNNNNNNNNNNNNNNNNNNNNNNNNNNNNNNNNNNNNNNNNNNNNNNNNNNNNNNNNNNNNNNNNNNNNNNNNNNNNNNNNNNNNNNNNNNNNNNNNNNNNNNNNNNNNNNNNNNNNNNNNNNNNNNNNNNNNNNNNNNNNNNNNNNNNNNNNNNNNNNNNNNNNNNNNNNNNNNNNNNNNNNNNNNNNNNNNNNNNNNNNNNNNNNNNNNNNNNNNNNNNNNNNNNNNNNNNNNNNNNNNNNNNNNNNNNNNNNNNNNNNNNNNNNNNNNNNNNNNNNNNNNNNNNNNNNNNNNNNNNNNNNNNNNNNNNNNNNNNNNNNNNNNNNNNNNNNNNNNNNNNNNNNNNNNNNNNNNNNNNNNNNNNNNNNNNNNNNNNNNNNNNNNNNNNNNNNNNNNNNNNNNNNNNNNNNNNNNNNNNNNNNNNNNNNNNNNNNNNNNNNNNNNNNNNNNNNNNNNNNNNNNNNNNNNNNNNNNNNNNNNNNNNNNNNNNNNNNNNNNNNNNNNNNNNNNNNNNNNNNNNNNNNNNNNNNNNNNNNNNNNNNNNNNNNNNNNNNNNNNNNNNNNNNNNNNNNNNNNNNNNNNNNNNNNNNNNNNNNNNNNNNNNNNNNNNNNNNNNNNNNNNNNNNNNNNNNNNNNNNNNNNNNNNNNNNNNNNNNNNNNNNNNNNNNNNNNNNNNNNNNNNNNNNNNNNNNNNNNNNNNNNNNNNNNNNNNNNNNNNNNNNNNNNNNNNNNNNNNNNNNNNNNNNNNNNNNNNNNNNNNNNNNNNNNNNNNNNNNNNNNNNNNNNNNNNNNNNNNNNNNNNNNNNNNNNNNNNNNNNNNNNNNNNNNNNNNNNNNNNNNNNNNNNNNNNNNNNNNNNNNNNNNNNNNNNNNNNNNNNNNNNNNNNNNNNNNNNNNNNNNNNNNNNNNNNNNNNNNNNNNNNNNNNNNNNNNNNNNNNNNNNNNNNNNNNNNNNNNNNNNNNNNNNNNNNNNNNNNNNNNNNNNNNNNNNNNNNNNNNNNNNNNNNNNNNNNNNNNNNNNNNNNNNNNNNNNNNNNNNNNNNNNNNNNNNNNNNNNNNNNNNNNNNNNNNNNNNNNNNNNNNNNNNNNNNNNNNNNNNNNNNNNNNNNNNNNNNNNNNNNNNNNNNNNNNNNNNNNNNNNNNNNNNNNNNNNNNNNNNNNNNNNNNNNNNNNNNNNNNNNNNNNNNNNNNNNNNNNNNNNNNNNNNNNNNNNNNNNNNNNNNNNNNNNNNNNNNNNNNNNNNNNNNNNNNNNNNNNNNNNNNNNNNNNNNNNNNNNNNNNNNNNNNNNNNNNNNNNNNNNNNNNNNNNNNNNNNNNNNNNNNNNNNNNNNNNNNNNNNNNNNNNNNNNNNNNNNNNNNNNNNNNNNNNNNNNNNNNNNNNNNNNNNNNNNNNNNNNNNNNNNNNNNNNNNNNNNNNNNNNNNNNNNNNNNNNNNNNNNNNNNNNNNNNNNNNNNNNNNNNNNNNNNNNNNNNNNNNNNNNNNNNNNNNNNNNNNNNNNNNNNNNNNNNNNNNNNNNNNNNNNNNNNNNNNNNNNNNNNNNNNNNNNNNNNNNNNNNNNNNNNNNNNNNNNNNNNNNNNNNNNNNNNNNNNNNNNNNNNNNNNNNNNNNNNNNNNNNNNNNNNNNNNNNNNNNNNNNNNNNNNNNNNNNNNNNNNNNNNNNNNNNNNNNNNNNNNNNNNNNNNNNNNNNNNNNNNNNNNNNNNNNNNNNNNNNNNNNNNNNNNNNNNNNNNNNNNNNNNNNNNNNNNNNNNNNNNNNNNNNNNNNNNNNNNNNNNNNNNNNNNNNNNNNNNNNNNNNNNNNNNNNNNNNNNNNNNNNNNNNNNNNNNNNNNNNNNNNNNNNNNNNNNNNNNNNNNNNNNNNNNNNNNNNNNNNNNNNNNNNNNNNNNNNNNNNNNNNNNNNNNNNNNNNNNNNNNNNNNNNNNNNNNNNNNNNNNNNNNNNNNNNNNNNNNNNNNNNNNNNNNNNNNNNNNNNNNNNNNNNNNNNNNNNNNNNNNNNNNNNNNNNNNNNNNNNNNNNNNNNNNNNNNNNNNNNNNNNNNNNNNNNNNNNNNNNNNNNNNNNNNNNNNNNNNNNNNNNNNNNNNNNNNNNNNNNNNNNNNNNNNNNNNNNNNNNNNNNNNNNNNNNNNNNNNNNNNNNNNNNNNNNNNNNNNNNNNNNNNNNNNNNNNNNNNNNNNNNNNNNNNNNNNNNNNNNNNNNNNNNNNNNNNNNNNNNNNNNNNNNNNNNNNNNNNNNNNNNNNNNNNNNNNNNNNNNNNNNNNNNNNNNNNNNNNNNNNNNNNNNNNNNNNNNNNNNNNNNNNNNNNNNNNNNNNNNNNNNNNNNNNNNNNNNNNNNNNNNNNNNNNNNNNNNNNNNNNNNNNNNNNNNNNNNNNNNNNNNNNNNNNNAGAAAATTACTGGACTAGGCCTGAACTGAAGAGGCCCAATTACTGAAATTGGCAAATAATcactttttgtaaagttttagCGGCAACATCAAAATCACTTGAGATTTGCCACTCGTAATGCAAAAAATATATTGCGACAGTGAGATCTTtacctaaaatatgaaaaaaaaaatccaatattGTGTGTGGAGTTTCAAAACTTTTCATACCTACAGGTAAAACTCCTAAACCAAATTTCCACGCTGCAATTTTTATAGCCAGACTTTTTTAAACATTAGGATACAACCATGGAGTTTTAACTTGTAGAAGTAATTTCTGTCACATTATTTTCACTCATCATGCCTATTTTTAAACTTATAAATCCTATCATTATTTCACTCGTGATGCTTAACTTTATGATACTTACTTCAAACTCCACAAAGAATCGAAGTTTAAGACACCATAAACTTTTCGAACTCCCAATTGTCAAACTTTTAAATTCTGACACCATGAAATTATTCCGTATTTTAGCTGAACATGTTTTTGTTCAAATATTACTTttgcattaaaaaaataacaGCTTTCTATTACACTTGAAACATGgctaaaatttaattgaatactcAAAAACTACCCATCCCACCCAATTTTTCTCTATCATCAAGTCCAAATAGTGAAAACCACCAGAATCTCCCGGTTAGATATCTTTTGACAGGACTAACTTTGAGTCAACCAATTGTCACATCCTCATTGGATATAAATGATTCCACATGGCAAATATCTTTTCACTACACATATTCCCAATTTTCCATTTCCATTTCCATTTCCTTCTCTATAAAAATCCTTAATATCTGCAAGGCAATTTTTGGGTCCCTCATCATCTATTCAAaccaacaaaaataaagaaagagatttgaAGATATGGAAGCAAAGATAAGGTGATAAGGCCCATTTCTTCTCATTGGCTACTATCAAATTCACAACCAAATCCAACCGTTCAATTCCTAAAAATCTTGTAGTCCCACTTGTCACTCTTCAAGATTGAACTAGAGCCACAATTATACCTTAGAAATGGCAATACAAATGCatatacaaaacatacaaagtTCTAACTCAACCTTAAACTACATTGCCATTTctcccaacatcaacaacaataacaactctTCAAGTAGGAAAAATGGCAACTGTCACAACACAAGCTTCCGCCGCCATTTTCCGGCCATGTGCCACAAGAACCAGGTTCCTTACTGGGTCATCTGGTAAATTAAACAGAGAGGTCTCTTTTAGACCCTCGACTTCTAACAACTCATTCAAGGTTGAAGCTAAGAAAGGTGAATGGCTTCCAGGCTTAGCCTCTCCTGCTTACCTTGATGGCAGGTACACACATGACAcatgacattttttatttagtgGTTTCTAACCGTTTATGTCATCTAAAAGCTAAAACGTTTAGAGTGAATACATACttactttttaataattatgtcTCGACACATCCCTTATGTGTAGGCCTTTTATGAGCTAATAAACATGCGATAAAATTATTTAACGACCTTTTGTATCACGTTAAATTGTGTGAATCATCTAAAAGCGAGAGAGAATATGCCTCTGATTACTTCATTGTATTATGTCTCAACACTAACCTTGATCTGATACCGAAATGGTTACTTTGTTTTTGTAAGTCTCCCAGGAGACAATGGTTTTGATCCGTTGGGACTTGCTGAGGACCCAGAGAACTTGAAATGGTACATCCAGGCTGAACTGGTGAATGGTCGTTGGGCTATGTTGGGTGTTGCTGGGATGCTGCTGCCTGAGGTTTTCACTAGCATTGGGATCCTTAACGTGCCCAAATGGTACGATGCTGGAAAAGCGGAGTACTTTGCATCTTCATCCACCCTGTTTGTGATCGAGTTCATCTTGTTCCACTACGTCGAGATCAGAAGGTGGCAAGACATTAAGAACCCAGGATGTGTCAACCAAGACCCTATCTTCAAGAACTACAGCTTGCCTCCTAATGAATGTGGATACCCTGGTGGTATTTTCAACCCACTCAACTTTGCAGCAACTGAAGAGGCCAAGGAGAAGGAACTTGCTAACGGTAAGTCATTTAAACGGATGTTCACTTTCTAAATGACACTACATATTTATCTATATACTTGAATTAGGCTCATTTTCAACTGGGATCATTTGCAGGGAGATTGGCTATGCTGGCATTTTTGGGATTCATAGTGCAGCACAATGTCACTGGAAAGGGACCTTTTGACAACCTTCTGCAGCACCTCTCTGACCCATGGCACAACACTATTATCCAAACACTCAGCAGCAACTAGAATATCTCATGGAAACTGGATTGAATATATTGTTAAGTACCTTGTAAccatgttatggattttgatcACCAATAGAGCTTTGTGGTAAACAAGGAAACCTTTAATGTACAGCGTTTCTTATTCATGTTGTTCCCATTAACTCATCAAAAGAATGTTACTTGCGCTCTTGTTAGCATACCTCCTTTAGCTAGTTCTAGATGCTCTTCGCGACTTGGATTTGGTAAAGGAAAAAGCTTTCTTGTTGTAGTTCAATTTGCCTCTTAATATCAAAACAAATCCCATTAATTTATTGAAGCAAAGTAAAATTGGTCTTTTATTCGGATCTCATTATTGAGCAAACTCTTATTCTACTTCCACCATGTGTGGTGTCGGGGCTTACTAAGCAAAACATCTACACACATTTGAACGCTATTACCTATCAACAACCTCTGCGCTAGTTAATGTGACCTATATCCTCCATTCAATCACACTGCACAGGatataaattcaaaaaacaaGTGAGATTGAGTAAGAAAATTTAGACCACACAGGATCAATTATATGACAGTATATTTGGAGATAGTGGTTTGTTTCATGGATTAATGTAAGACTTGCATTCAACATATTCAACTATCAAAGAAAATAAGGAAACACGCTTGAAGTAGATAAATTCCATTTGTAAGGGGACCAATTAACTGATAAATGGAAACATCAAATTACCTGTGGatatgatttttcatcaaaattcggaTCACCAATGGCATCAGCTGCGCTATTATTGATTGAATCCACAGACCTAGGCAGACTaaaatttctttgaatttcaTACTCCAtccaattttctttcaaattGACATTACTTTGAGGAGCTGATATTTTCCTTTCCAGCAGATCAAGATTATTGTTGGGAGTGTACGAGTATTGCTCACTTAGTTGCTGTCTCAAACATGCTATACTATTTAGATCATCCAAGACACTGTCATCTAGCATGGCCCGTCTTGCTTGATCAACTTTTTCAGAGTCCAGAACACCAGAAGAATTTGCAACAAATATACAACGGTCATCAATCAATTTGAATGTAAGATAATTGCTAGAGTTGTTTCGTGCAATGTAAGGGGTTACCAAAATTCAGTAACTTCCAAGTGTGTAATAATAAAGATTGTAAAACGGGAACAACATAAAGATGCTGAATACATATGGTTGAGTACTGACTCCTGGGGAAGAACATTTGGTGCCATAGGGAATGGCATGTGCTCGATATTATTTGTTTGATGCCACGGATTTGTTTGTCCATCTTGTTCACTGTTCATCAAAAGATGCATGTGCATCGTGTTCTGGAGGTGTTATACGACATAAAAATGAAGAGGCATTCAGCTACTATTTACTCAGTGTAAAATGTGTAAATAACAAAATGTAAGAGACTAAAACAGAAACAGGACGGAAGGGCAAGGGGAAACTAAAGGGTTTGCTTCCTGGCTAATGCAATCTAAAGGGGAAAAAATATCATCCCAAAATATTCTTACGCAGCTGACTCTAGAAGTCACTATGCAGTTTAACATTGAATCACCATCACCTATTTATCAACTAAGTTCCAACCAAATTCCATATTGAGGCGAAAATATATACTTCATCAACAGTATGACTGTTTTCTAAAATTTGTTGCTGCACAAGGATCACCAAGTACCACCAAAACCAAATACTAGCATTAAACAGTTTTTGGAAAGATTACCTTCCGAACATGAACTGCATTAAGTAACTCCTTAGTGCACACTCCATCAGGTCTAGATCTTTCACCCTATTTATCTTATCATGATTGCTCCACCAGGTACAATGACGCATAGAGTAAAGTCAATACAAGATGAATTATAACATCGTGCATTTCCCATATTATTTAGTTccaactgcataatatctcaatCTTGGAACCATCATAAGTGGATTAAGATTAAAGCAACTGTTGGTGTATAATGAcacaaaatattattaattgggTCTACAAACAAGATTATATTAATTGCGTATGGATGTCCAATAAAAGCGTtcaaataaaagaattaattaaaattttcaattgttctttcagatACATTAAAAAAGCAAATGCAAGTTACAAATTATTCATCCTACCCAATGTAGATGGAGGCATGTCAACGCATTATCTGGGCAAACACCTAACAACAACGACCCAGCGTAATCCCACAACGTGGGGTTGCCCAAAGACCTAAATAAGCTTAAAAGAAAATACACAATTTTGTTGATAGTTACATATGgtcacaactgaactgaatcacAGAGATGTAGTTGCAAAATtttagctttttccattggaaaagCTAAGCTGATTTCAGTTCAGCGATAAACTACAACTTTGAAAAAGTATATTCAATTATGGCAACATTTGAAGACCAAAATAGAAACCGGAAAACAAAGAATGCAGAACTATACTTGAGTCTCATTTCTACATCAGTAACCCTTGATTGCAAGACTTTCACTTGATTGTGCAATTCGTGTCAGAAccactttgttttttttttttaaattatccaCAACACCACAACTGTAGCCAAAATAGTGTTGAGAGGGTAAAAGATGCATATCGctgcaacaaaagaaaaaaaagggagaaaatgctttacgaatttgaaagaaagaattgTTTTCAATAGGTACAGAGTTGAAGAAAACGAACCTCAATACAACTATATACCTAGCATCTAGAAACTCTTGCACACTCATATCGTTGTCAAGCTTCTTAAGAGTTTCCTAAATATCTGTAGAATAACCATTGGCATTGTTATTACTTTCAACTGGATTTAGAAATGACAACAAACCACAGAAAGAGGAATAATCAGATTGGTGATGAATATCAAACTTACTTCAAGGCCCTCCAACTTCCTGTTTTAAGTTCAAGATTAACAGAAATTGGTCATTTGACATCTATATCTTACTCCTACATAAGACTAATCCAAATAGACAAAACTGTTTTTGTACCTTTTTGTCTTCTCTTGAGGAGTCAATTGAGCAAATTTTgcaattatttcatcataattgTTGAAAATATACAACAGAAATTCGGGATTGAATAATCCTATAGTTTACCATATATGATGAAAAACCTGTATAGTTACTCTCAGACCAATAAAAAACACATAGAACTAAATCACAAAACCAACTGTAATCAAAGTCTAGAAGTAGAAAATAGATGTGACTTAGGTTATCTGTACGTAGAGGAGTAAAAGCTCTTCATACCAGGTACTTTAAAATGAGAACATCTCTCACTTTTACCTTTACATTCCCAAAGCGCGATGCTAGAAGTTTGGGGAACTTGCCAAAGACTAAGTGTCCAATAAAGTAACCTTTTGTTTCACATATCCACTCTGAACAGATCAATGATACTATGAAACAAATGCTAACGTCATAGATCATTACATGCATAAAACAATAACAATGActctcaacaacaacaaaaacaacaaacccaatgtattctcacaaccttacctctacctttcagAAGGTAGAGAGAATGTTTCTGAGAGATCCTCGGCTGAGCAAACAATGATAAAGAGAGGAAATAGAAATAATATCAAGATAACAAGATACCAAAACAACATGTAGTGATAGAAATCTAAAAATAAGGAAAGCAACAATGATCTCaatgaaaataaaacacaaaagtACATAATATTACATATGTAAATTAGCAATTATCCAAATTGGTAATTTAAATAACCAGACTAACGGTGCTAATCTGTGTATGAATGAGGTTTTGGATTGGCAAGACGCAGACAAATTATCTCCTAAGAAATACACCTCGTGCCCAATTCTATCTCCAAAAGTTAGCTCAAGATACGAAATTGGGCAAGACCGGAGATGAATTACACTTACGTAGTCTTCTCTGTTTATATAGATACGTTCAGGAGCgtttcaataaaattagtgatctaaagctaaattttaataaaatgtcttacatatataaatatgcataaaaaaaatactactgaaataatttagaattgtcttatttgttcttgcatattagttgtttctagtgttgtattttttaaaagaggcATAACCTTATTAATTTTAGTTAATAAGAAGTTAATTATTTgtttgtaatgcattaacttggatgtttttgttaaaactttatttattactatgAAGTTTAGGTTGTTTTAATTCAAAGgcaaaaaatatttcttgtaaaAAATGAGAcagctttttcttttttattgttattattttttagataatttttgaaaatatatttcacaatttcattattatttcaagtgagATTGAAATCATAGAATGTACTACTAAAATTTTTGAGGCCACAAAATTTTGGGGCCTAATGCAAAGGGCTTTATTAGCCTTACCCTTGAGTCATCCCTGGTCACGTAATTGGGCACGTAACATTAAATTTATATCATGAGATACTACTGAATCAAGGTTAACAGGAAACAAACTATGTAGTATATCAGTAATAACTTGGTTAGATGGTGGGAGTAATAACTTGATTAGATGGTGGGAAAAACGTACCTTGGTCCGCCTTGAAATAACGATGGCTTTCCAGAGGGGGGAAACATAAGAAGGATAATGTCAATGTCACATAACACAGAAAGCTCATGTGCTTTCTTCCCTTCCCATCctataacacaaacaaaatacaAACGTTGTTATAACTATTGTAATGTGTCAATCCTCATTTAGTCTCAATTCAATTACAAGGAAGGCTACTATGTTAAAACTGTGCCAAGCATGCAGTCATTGGCGTAAAAGAGTTTACATGTGTGAACTGTACACTACAGGAATCTCATAGGACTTGAAAAATTGTTTGTTTGGCTGTTACTAAATTTTATCTAGCGTTAAAATTCATCTTgagataaaataattgaaaagtgGCATAAACTTATATAATGACTAATTTGGTGTGATATGTCGTTAGCTTATATGTTTTTTCCTCATTTTATCTATCTTACTTTTtagattgttttatttattttttattctatctttttatagtagTTCTATTCTATGCCCCAACTTTTCTCgtaagtatattttttaaattattattatgtgaaattatataataatgaaaaaacaATACAACATGATATGTTATAAAATAATACGTAGTAACCATTCAAAcacaattttaataaataatatatctttttttaaaatttttttacataacacgtttaaattataaattaaaatatattttatagataaataaattaaaatagagtaAGAACTATAAGTATATTAACGGCTGTACCTATCAAAAAGATATCGGCGCACTTTGTAACTAGGGAATACTTTGTCCTTATTTCATCCATGTAACATACCAAACTTGCCGTCCATGAAGTTTTGTCTAAAATGTAATTAGTTATTAGTGTTGCAATTGATGTGTCCAAAAGAAAATGTATACAAAAGTAAATAAGATATGCAGAAGGAAAACTAGAGAACAAATGAGGGGGGATATTATAATAGGACTCTAACTCTCAGAGGAACAAGTGGATGTATGTTTCCAGACAACCCGATATCGGCGGCGCATATTGGATAGTTGTTTACTTCTCACTCTGTtttgaaataaatgaattattctgaatatttattaatattttaaaataaatgaatcattaattttgttttttcaaatttatcttatgatttgacaattaattaacttttgaaaaagtcTTACAAGGTCagtaatttttttgaataaaaataaaaaattatgttaaatttatatctttaatatttttttcttaatttatgcgtcaaaatccaataattcatttattatgaaatagagggagtatcgTATTGTATTTGTGTGAATAGATATCATATTGTATTGCGATGAGTACAATTTTGGACatgataatttgaaaaaaaataatgacataatcACACTAAATTGATGCTATATAAAATaaactttttaattattatataatggTAATTTTTAAAGAGAAGTTTTTGAGTAATTATTAGTAAAGTTGTCTTCGCATAATTAGAAAGTCATGtgttcaagttttgaaaatgaaCTATGACAAAATTACAACCCCAAATTGCATAAGCATACGCCTGTCGCTGCAGTGGTGGAGTCAGGATTGACACCAAGGgggttcacaagtgaacatacAAACTAATCGAAAGGGCAGAGTTCGACATCTACTCTatgtacataaaaaataattttaatcatgtatatatagtaCAGTTTCTCGTCGATGGGGGTTTGGAAGAACCCCCTACCTTATATGTAACTCCGCTCTTCTGTGGCTGGATCCCTCTCCAGACCATGCACATAATGAAAGTTTTGATACACTGAATTACGCTTTTATATAATGGTGATTTGACAATACAATAcgataaaatttaaataataatcaatatcattGTTTGAAGTAACAAAATCACACAATCCGATTGGTTGTTGGGGATAAGGAcactacaatattgatattagaattaaaattaataataaaaagaaatagtCATAAATATTGTGTCGTGACAAGCCACTGTCGACTTAACTCCGGTGCATATCCTTTTAGTTGGTCCCAActacttccaaacacgtgcaTTTGTGGTTAGAACTCTCCCACGGTTCTACAACTACTTTCAAAAACGTGCACTTATGGCGAAAAGTTTGAAAGTTTTCTAAAACAATTGTCCAAAAAGaacttaagaagaagaaaaaggaaaaaagtttcTTTTTGATAGTCTATTTTACTCA encodes the following:
- the LOC107862252 gene encoding chlorophyll a-b binding protein P4, chloroplastic-like (The RefSeq protein has 1 substitution compared to this genomic sequence); the protein is MATATTQASAAIFRPCATRTRFLTGSSGKLNREVSFRPSTSNNSFKVEAKKGEWLPGLASPAYLDGSLPGDNGFDPLGLAEDPENLKWYIQAELVNGRWAMLGVAGMLLPEVFTSIGILNVPKWYDAGKAEYFASSSTLFVIEFILFHYVEIRRWQDIKNPGCVNQDPIFKNYSLPPNECGYPGGIFNPLNFAATEEAKEKELANGRLAMLAFLGFIVQHNVTGKGPFDNLLQHLSDPWHNTIIQTLSSN
- the LOC107862252 gene encoding chlorophyll a-b binding protein P4, chloroplastic-like isoform X1 → MATVTTQASAAIFRPCATRTRFLTGSSGKLNREVSFRPSTSNNSFKVEAKKGEWLPGLASPAYLDGSLPGDNGFDPLGLAEDPENLKWYIQAELVNGRWAMLGVAGMLLPEVFTSIGILNVPKWYDAGKAEYFASSSTLFVIEFILFHYVEIRRWQDIKNPGCVNQDPIFKNYSLPPNECGYPGGIFNPLNFAATEEAKEKELANGRLAMLAFLGFIVQHNVTGKGPFDNLLQHLSDPWHNTIIQTLSSN